One region of Elusimicrobiota bacterium genomic DNA includes:
- a CDS encoding polysaccharide deacetylase family protein: MLNAVSVDVEEWHDTVLFGKSDELRGRLTALPENTLEILELFDRFSVKATFFILGSAAQKYPDTVKAIARAGHEIASHGMTHASVNSLSLEEFEKTAADSKKLLFDISGYAPVGYRAPTFSIYSRERAHMEILQRAGYSYDSSLYPLRIFSGRKIPRGPHEILPGFREYPLSVARCPLPPVPFLGGTFLRLLPLKFIHANLRRLNSAGLPGMLYFHTWEMDLKAPPVPAWKRAVQFSNLSSVREKIERLFGGFSFSTAREVLDARRTEFSQK; this comes from the coding sequence ATGCTGAACGCCGTTTCGGTTGACGTGGAAGAATGGCACGACACCGTGCTTTTCGGCAAAAGTGATGAACTGCGCGGCCGGCTCACGGCCCTGCCGGAAAACACGCTGGAAATACTTGAGCTTTTCGACCGTTTTTCCGTTAAAGCCACTTTTTTTATTCTCGGCTCAGCGGCTCAAAAATATCCCGACACGGTAAAAGCCATAGCGCGCGCCGGGCACGAAATAGCCAGCCACGGTATGACGCACGCAAGCGTTAACTCGCTCAGCCTGGAGGAATTTGAAAAAACCGCGGCGGACTCAAAAAAACTGCTTTTTGATATCTCGGGTTACGCGCCCGTGGGTTACCGCGCCCCCACCTTCTCCATATATTCGCGGGAACGGGCCCATATGGAAATACTTCAAAGAGCCGGGTACAGCTACGACTCAAGCCTTTATCCGCTGAGAATTTTTTCGGGCAGAAAAATACCCCGGGGGCCGCATGAAATCCTGCCGGGGTTCCGGGAATACCCGCTTTCGGTGGCGCGGTGCCCGCTGCCGCCCGTCCCCTTTTTAGGCGGAACTTTTTTAAGGCTGCTGCCGCTTAAGTTTATCCATGCGAACCTGCGCCGCCTTAACTCCGCGGGCCTGCCCGGAATGCTGTATTTTCACACCTGGGAGATGGACCTCAAGGCGCCGCCGGTCCCCGCCTGGAAGCGGGCCGTACAATTTTCAAACCTTTCAAGTGTGCGGGAGAAAATAGAGCGGCTTTTTGGCGGGTTCAGCTTCTCAACGGCGCGCGAAGTGCTTGACGCGCGGAGGACGGAATTTTCCCAGAAATGA
- a CDS encoding radical SAM protein — MSVAPSKDFSKNAGPDPTTRFGTTRARQSRVSRWWGDPRYIAIDLTYRCGFSCPFCFVKTNKLRSGPGNELSLPQLRAFIDSLKGKPRQFYLTGGEPLLRKDLSGIVSHIKKQGHSVLITTNAWLLDRQKAFSLAKSGADEIVISLHGLPHEHDKITAANGSFYRAAKAIRLLRMAGKNGRPAINIWCTINAANHARLHELYICVKKLRPDIIAFNHLEFARAADIKKTGAILGKVIKLEPSQSLLRGLNKAALWRQLLEIKKEKDPKVKFYPDLALKDFRKWYSSGELKRKSGCCSGQWNSLWLSPGGEVLSCQPLGLKFGSIKDRAWRKVYDGRAYNEFREKLLAAGGFLPVCSRCGRVPYTGS, encoded by the coding sequence TAAGCAGGTGGTGGGGTGACCCGCGCTATATAGCCATTGACCTCACTTACAGGTGCGGCTTCTCCTGCCCTTTCTGCTTTGTAAAAACCAACAAGCTGCGCTCCGGCCCCGGAAATGAGCTGTCCCTGCCGCAGCTCAGGGCGTTTATTGATTCTCTGAAAGGAAAACCGCGCCAGTTCTACCTCACCGGCGGAGAACCGCTGCTGAGAAAGGACCTTTCCGGCATAGTTTCGCACATAAAGAAACAGGGGCATTCAGTACTTATAACCACCAACGCCTGGCTGCTTGACCGGCAAAAAGCCTTTTCCCTGGCAAAAAGCGGAGCCGATGAAATTGTGATCTCCCTGCACGGGCTGCCGCACGAGCACGACAAAATTACCGCGGCAAACGGCTCTTTCTACCGCGCAGCGAAAGCTATCCGCCTTCTGCGCATGGCCGGCAAAAACGGCCGCCCGGCCATAAATATATGGTGTACTATAAACGCTGCCAACCACGCGCGGCTTCACGAGCTGTATATATGCGTCAAAAAGCTCCGGCCCGACATAATAGCCTTTAATCACCTGGAATTCGCGCGCGCCGCGGACATTAAAAAAACCGGCGCTATTTTAGGGAAGGTAATAAAGCTCGAACCATCCCAGAGCCTGCTTAGGGGGCTAAACAAGGCCGCGCTCTGGCGCCAGCTACTTGAAATAAAAAAAGAAAAAGACCCAAAAGTTAAGTTTTACCCGGACCTGGCCCTGAAGGATTTTAGAAAATGGTATTCTTCCGGCGAATTAAAAAGGAAAAGCGGTTGCTGCTCCGGCCAATGGAACTCTCTCTGGCTCTCCCCCGGCGGGGAAGTTTTATCATGTCAGCCGCTCGGCCTTAAATTCGGCTCCATAAAAGACAGGGCTTGGCGCAAGGTTTACGATGGCCGCGCTTATAACGAATTCAGGGAAAAGCTGCTCGCCGCCGGCGGCTTTCTTCCGGTCTGCTCGCGCTGCGGGCGCGTGCCCTACACAGGTTCCTGA
- a CDS encoding U32 family peptidase, which translates to MIIVAGAKNFKEAEWLFSNGADEIYCGLVDIPNHRRDSLSIRDEREFFKIINLAKKKGKRSLLLINEAGAPDKYPKLAEKAKKIVERGVGGLVVKDVSLIEYLQNYGVKSYYILSSLALAFNSRTLEFFKKYNVKRVILPYHLPPAEAGKIIKNKCGIETEMFYYPSHFCQNVDPLCKFCDWSRDYKPCKIRLDSEGGYFTMPSPDASGLADIMYDGHRAGVQYLKIPRTLDFNGLKSFLGDARRLLCLLDGGVSRKEFRNFFKNVYSSSRV; encoded by the coding sequence ATGATCATAGTGGCCGGGGCGAAAAATTTCAAAGAGGCCGAATGGCTTTTTTCCAACGGGGCTGACGAGATCTATTGCGGCCTCGTGGACATCCCGAACCACAGGCGGGATTCCCTGTCCATACGGGACGAAAGGGAATTCTTCAAGATCATAAACCTGGCTAAAAAGAAGGGGAAAAGGTCCCTGCTGCTGATAAACGAGGCCGGCGCCCCGGATAAATACCCGAAGCTGGCGGAAAAGGCGAAAAAGATCGTCGAGCGCGGCGTCGGGGGGCTGGTGGTAAAAGACGTGTCGCTGATAGAGTACCTTCAGAATTACGGGGTAAAGAGCTATTACATACTCAGCAGCCTGGCCCTGGCCTTCAACTCAAGGACGCTTGAATTTTTCAAGAAATACAACGTAAAAAGGGTCATCTTACCCTATCACCTGCCCCCCGCCGAGGCCGGGAAGATAATAAAGAACAAGTGCGGCATAGAGACCGAAATGTTCTATTACCCCAGCCACTTCTGCCAGAACGTGGACCCGCTGTGCAAATTCTGCGACTGGAGCCGGGATTATAAGCCGTGCAAGATACGCCTTGACAGCGAAGGCGGCTATTTTACCATGCCTTCCCCGGACGCTTCCGGGCTTGCGGATATAATGTATGACGGCCACCGGGCCGGAGTTCAATACCTGAAGATACCGCGCACGCTGGATTTCAACGGGCTGAAGAGCTTCCTGGGTGATGCCAGGCGCCTGCTTTGCCTGCTGGACGGCGGCGTTTCGCGCAAAGAGTTCAGGAATTTTTTTAAAAACGTTTACAGCAGCAGCAGGGTTTGA
- a CDS encoding radical SAM protein, with the protein MDSPQKPLKVTLIYPPGEQKISEPIPPPNMTIAVLAGALIKNGHEVFQIDAEKDWFDRIQYLFSRKQLSLLYDKDSVGSYVNGKASKKLLAEYDRIGEMFLKGLDIKRSDLVGITLVDIRAEPLIINFSALMAYAVKKKFKAKTVIGYRGLPKEAFFYLMRRYPCFDYGVYAEWGEKALLEILKDAAGEKAGLVGTVARKGGKLRNYQGDGIRRPYAPRPHYEDHILEKYRVRDRELFASYNSNFPFIKKLIKNDKKYLVVPYAFELTCTGACAFCENNNKLPSDMKSADQIIDELSGLKEKGATGIYFVNSSFNNHYKFAEELCDRMIKYKLNLKWFDCANLRMMDERLLDKMKAAGAVKLTFGVETGSQRLLDYVKKGVTVEKARKYLEYSHKIGIWNHIELIAGFPTESPRDVEATVNSIDSIKDFVDIYTLNPFYLYPNSRFYREQEKFGVKVVPYPPMQFMNFFYPLYRIVEQYSLKFDEVGGLKWEEKNRQIIESTKAVAGKIDSIATFRAIGNEHLYLLMCLYDKLGHENKELIRKMVRILTLKFRPYNLNFFLGDFRTSFSKEKDLRIFLPIKTTSFLGKFRPPRVKHFARR; encoded by the coding sequence ATGGACTCGCCTCAAAAACCGCTCAAAGTTACCCTGATATATCCACCCGGGGAACAGAAGATCTCGGAGCCGATACCTCCGCCGAACATGACCATCGCCGTGCTTGCCGGCGCTTTAATTAAAAACGGCCACGAGGTTTTTCAAATTGACGCGGAAAAAGACTGGTTCGACAGAATACAATATCTGTTCAGCCGGAAACAGCTGTCTCTTTTATACGATAAAGATTCCGTGGGTTCATACGTAAACGGCAAAGCCTCAAAAAAACTCCTGGCTGAATATGACCGGATAGGGGAGATGTTCCTTAAAGGATTGGATATTAAACGGTCCGATCTTGTGGGGATAACGCTGGTCGATATAAGAGCGGAGCCGCTAATAATAAATTTTTCCGCCCTGATGGCGTATGCGGTCAAAAAGAAATTCAAGGCGAAAACGGTCATCGGCTACAGGGGCCTGCCGAAAGAGGCGTTTTTTTATCTGATGAGGAGATATCCCTGTTTTGACTATGGCGTATATGCCGAATGGGGGGAAAAAGCTCTTCTGGAGATCTTAAAGGACGCGGCCGGAGAAAAGGCCGGCCTTGTCGGAACTGTCGCGCGAAAAGGCGGTAAATTGCGGAATTATCAGGGCGACGGGATCCGCAGGCCTTATGCCCCGCGCCCTCATTATGAGGATCATATCCTTGAAAAATACAGGGTCCGCGACCGCGAATTGTTTGCCAGCTATAATTCAAATTTCCCCTTTATCAAAAAACTGATCAAAAATGATAAAAAATACCTGGTTGTGCCGTATGCTTTTGAGCTTACCTGCACCGGCGCCTGCGCTTTTTGTGAAAACAACAACAAATTGCCTTCGGATATGAAATCCGCGGATCAGATCATAGACGAACTTTCCGGACTGAAAGAAAAAGGCGCCACCGGAATTTATTTTGTGAACTCCTCTTTTAACAATCACTATAAATTCGCCGAAGAGCTTTGTGACAGGATGATCAAATACAAATTAAACCTTAAATGGTTCGATTGCGCGAACCTGAGGATGATGGACGAGCGCCTGCTCGATAAAATGAAGGCCGCCGGGGCCGTAAAGCTGACGTTCGGAGTGGAGACAGGCAGCCAGAGGCTGCTGGATTATGTGAAAAAGGGCGTTACGGTCGAGAAGGCCCGCAAGTACCTTGAATATTCCCACAAAATAGGCATCTGGAACCATATCGAACTGATCGCGGGATTTCCCACCGAGAGCCCGAGGGATGTGGAAGCCACCGTAAATTCCATAGACAGTATTAAGGATTTTGTGGACATATACACGCTTAATCCTTTTTATTTATATCCCAATTCAAGATTCTACCGTGAACAGGAAAAATTCGGGGTTAAGGTGGTCCCTTATCCGCCCATGCAGTTCATGAACTTTTTTTATCCGTTGTACCGGATCGTGGAACAGTACTCTTTAAAATTTGACGAGGTCGGCGGGCTGAAGTGGGAGGAGAAAAACAGACAAATCATTGAGTCTACGAAAGCTGTCGCCGGTAAAATAGACTCCATCGCGACTTTCAGGGCGATAGGGAATGAACATCTGTATTTGCTGATGTGCCTTTATGATAAGCTCGGGCACGAGAATAAAGAGCTGATCAGAAAAATGGTCCGGATCTTAACCCTTAAATTCAGGCCCTATAATTTAAACTTTTTCCTTGGGGATTTCAGGACAAGCTTCAGCAAGGAAAAAGACCTGCGTATCTTTTTGCCTATTAAGACCACGTCATTTCTGGGAAAATTCCGTCCTCCGCGCGTCAAGCACTTCGCGCGCCGTTGA